The Clostridia bacterium genome contains the following window.
AGATTTTGTCTTTTCCTATCGTAGTTAAAGGGGCTTTTGGATCTTTAGGAAACAGAGTCTTTCTGGCGCATAATTTTGAAGAACTGCAGCTTTTGCGTGAAAAATTGATAGATGTTCCCCATCTCTATCAGGAATTTATCGCCGAAAGCGCAGGAACAGATACGCGTGTTATAGTGATAGGCAATAAAGTTTGTGCTGCAATGATAAGAAAATCTGAAACTGATTTTCGCTCAAATATTGAATTAGGCGGAAAGGGTTATCCAGTTACATTATCCGAGTCATATATTGAAATGGCTCAAAATGTCTCCAAAATTTTGGGACTTGATTATTGCGGAATAGATATTCTTACAGACAAGCAAGGAAATCCAGTTTTGTGCGAAGTCAATTCTAACGCCTTTTTCAATATGATTGAAAAAGTGAGCGGTGTTAATGTAGCAGGAACTTACGCTAAGCACATTTATGATAAAGTTTATAATTAAAGAAAAATGAAAAATTTTTAATACCACACCTTAATAGGTGTGGTATTTTTTTGTGCTAAGCAAATAATTATTTATTGCTATTTTGAATATCCGCAGAATCATCAAATCTGAATGACGATTCAAAAAATGCTTTGGAATTCATTTCAGCTGGATTGACGCTTATTTTGTTAATAGAAACTTCATACGCGGTTTTGGTTTCTACCGTACCATCGTCAAGCTTTTTTTGATATTCACGGCTTTGTATACGCCCTGAAATCATTACTTTTTCTCCGATTCTAATATTCTTTACAAATCTAGCGTTTCTGCCCCATGCAATGCACGGTATGTAATCGGACTTATTGTACGCACGATTAACTGCAATTAATAAATCGCATATTTCACGCTTAAAAGGTGTTGTTCTGTATACAGGAGGTTTGCATATAAAACCTCCAAGTTCTGCTACATTTGGATTGCATTCAGAAGTCCAATCCAAAAGCTCTCTAACAAACACTGTAAGCATAAGTCGGCTTTTGCCGTCAACCAGTTTGTTATAGCTTCTAAATTGACCCATTAGCGCAGTATAATCTCCAACTTTAAGCAGACGATCTATTAGAAGCCTTTCACTGACCGTAATGGGCAAAATGTCCTTTTGCTCTGATAGACGCGGTACCTCTATCATCATTTCGTGAAAACCTTCGCCATAAATCTCATGCGAAAATACCGGTTCGGTAACAATTTTCCCAGCCAAAAAAACCTTATTGGCTATATTCTCGGGGTAATTCATTTTCCTTCTCCCGTTTTTCAAATGATTTTTATTTGTCTTCCCGTATGGTCAATGTAATAATTGTCCCAATATATCAGCTCACCTACACATACGAATTCAAATCCCTTGTTCTTTAAACCAAGAATAATCAGCCTTAATGCCTGCGGTGTTTTTTCACCATTATTATGCATTAATATTATTGAGCCATTTTTTGCTTTTGCGATAACCCTTTCTGCAATACTCTGTGCAGAGTTATCTTTCCAATCCAAAGAATCTACATCCCATTGAATTGTTTTTAAGTCTAATCCTGCCGCAGTTTCTATCAGCTTATTATTATACGCTCCAAAAGGCGGCCTAAAGATTCTTGGTCTTTTGCCTGTAATATTCTGTATAATATTACAAGACGTTTCAAGCTCAAGCTGCATTTTTGTCTGACTAAGGTCAGTCATCTTTGGATGGGTGTTAGAATGAGTTCCTATTTCAAATCCATTTTGGTCTATTTTTTGCACCTTGTCAGGGTACCTTTCAGCCCAAAACCCTACCAAAAAGAATGTAGCTTTTATGTCATTTTCTTTTAAAATGTCAATAAGTTCGTCTGTTTTATCTGCGCCCCATGCCGCATCAAAAGATATGGCAAGTTTTTTTTCATTTGTTTCCACACTGTATATAGGCAATTTTCTTTCGGTCGTATTATTCAAAAATACATTACCCGATCCCACAAGCGTGTTTAAAGATATAAA
Protein-coding sequences here:
- a CDS encoding RimK family alpha-L-glutamate ligase, with the translated sequence MDKHGLIIINSFSYSDIFKNQTKRLSEEFLKLGVKIDVRRNCNVDVYLGNYEIINKIKDHDFVVYLDKDKYAARMIEKSNQFIFNNPKAIELCDDKLQTYIALSQNNIKMPITIASPLRFYKTDVDDGSFLKKVTEILSFPIVVKGAFGSLGNRVFLAHNFEELQLLREKLIDVPHLYQEFIAESAGTDTRVIVIGNKVCAAMIRKSETDFRSNIELGGKGYPVTLSESYIEMAQNVSKILGLDYCGIDILTDKQGNPVLCEVNSNAFFNMIEKVSGVNVAGTYAKHIYDKVYN
- a CDS encoding single-stranded DNA-binding protein — encoded protein: MNYPENIANKVFLAGKIVTEPVFSHEIYGEGFHEMMIEVPRLSEQKDILPITVSERLLIDRLLKVGDYTALMGQFRSYNKLVDGKSRLMLTVFVRELLDWTSECNPNVAELGGFICKPPVYRTTPFKREICDLLIAVNRAYNKSDYIPCIAWGRNARFVKNIRIGEKVMISGRIQSREYQKKLDDGTVETKTAYEVSINKISVNPAEMNSKAFFESSFRFDDSADIQNSNK
- a CDS encoding polysaccharide deacetylase family protein → MGSGNVFLNNTTERKLPIYSVETNEKKLAISFDAAWGADKTDELIDILKENDIKATFFLVGFWAERYPDKVQKIDQNGFEIGTHSNTHPKMTDLSQTKMQLELETSCNIIQNITGKRPRIFRPPFGAYNNKLIETAAGLDLKTIQWDVDSLDWKDNSAQSIAERVIAKAKNGSIILMHNNGEKTPQALRLIILGLKNKGFEFVCVGELIYWDNYYIDHTGRQIKII